The proteins below come from a single Pseudanabaena sp. BC1403 genomic window:
- a CDS encoding cytochrome c biogenesis CcdA family protein: MQFIDTVFRSLPNWFYQLEQWADALVNSQLNQASWTSVGVVFLAGLITSLTPCTLSMLPLTIGYIGGYESKSTWKSALQSAWFCLGFAIALTGFGLAAALLGKIYGQTAWGWSVVMGIIAIAMGLQLLEVISFRLPSFGNWEVSQNLPTGLRSLLIGLSFGFVASPCSTPVLVTLLAWVSGSGNLLVGTEFLLAYAIGSVLPLAIAGTFTGIIKQFLELRRWSSWLNWGSGIILIGFGTLSILSKIA, encoded by the coding sequence ATGCAATTTATCGACACCGTTTTCCGATCGCTACCAAACTGGTTTTACCAACTTGAACAATGGGCAGATGCCTTGGTGAATAGCCAACTCAATCAAGCCTCATGGACAAGTGTCGGTGTAGTATTTTTGGCAGGACTTATTACCAGCCTCACCCCTTGCACATTGTCGATGTTGCCACTCACGATTGGTTATATTGGCGGCTACGAATCCAAAAGTACTTGGAAATCTGCTTTGCAATCGGCTTGGTTTTGTCTCGGCTTTGCGATCGCGCTCACAGGTTTTGGACTAGCTGCTGCACTGCTTGGCAAAATTTATGGACAGACTGCTTGGGGTTGGTCAGTGGTGATGGGAATTATTGCGATCGCGATGGGGTTGCAACTATTAGAAGTGATTTCCTTCCGTTTACCCAGTTTTGGTAACTGGGAGGTATCACAAAATTTACCAACAGGACTGCGATCTCTATTAATCGGTTTATCCTTTGGATTTGTGGCTTCACCTTGCAGTACACCTGTATTAGTTACCCTTTTAGCTTGGGTCTCAGGCTCAGGAAATTTACTGGTTGGCACAGAGTTTTTGCTGGCCTACGCGATTGGTTCCGTATTACCTCTTGCGATCGCAGGTACATTTACTGGCATCATCAAACAGTTTTTAGAACTCCGCCGTTGGTCAAGCTGGCTCAATTGGGGAAGTGGCATCATTCTGATTGGCTTTGGCACACTCTCCATTTTGAGCAAGATTGCCTAG
- a CDS encoding lysozyme inhibitor LprI family protein, with protein MKSFLHSLTIALGLTCIAIAPASSETIANSKQFGIAPPACERETQLYLNICASRWAKTADFLRSLIYDEVYSQIPESRQSQLKAVEKTWNSYRDAHCQELSAPFQKGSIYPLLYLSCRARVTNDRIADLQGTNFSQITSDVTTQRLAKILNHEKMKNSVGQRQWLQYQAQQCQFESLGFIETSRSAKQCRDRLAEGRLLELEAMLGTR; from the coding sequence ATGAAATCTTTTTTGCATTCCCTGACGATCGCACTAGGTCTGACCTGTATCGCGATCGCTCCTGCATCATCGGAAACAATCGCTAACTCTAAACAGTTTGGAATTGCACCTCCAGCCTGTGAGAGAGAAACCCAACTTTACCTAAACATCTGTGCTTCAAGATGGGCAAAAACTGCTGATTTCTTGCGATCGCTAATTTATGATGAAGTTTATAGTCAGATACCTGAGTCGCGGCAATCCCAACTCAAAGCGGTCGAAAAAACTTGGAATTCCTATCGAGATGCCCATTGTCAGGAGCTAAGCGCACCATTTCAGAAAGGCTCAATTTATCCTCTCTTATATTTAAGTTGCCGAGCAAGAGTAACCAATGATCGTATTGCCGATTTGCAAGGAACAAACTTTTCTCAAATTACTTCCGATGTGACCACTCAACGCCTAGCTAAGATCCTGAATCATGAAAAGATGAAAAATTCCGTTGGACAACGTCAATGGTTGCAATATCAAGCACAGCAATGCCAGTTTGAGTCATTAGGTTTCATCGAGACTTCGCGATCGGCAAAACAATGTCGCGACAGGCTAGCTGAAGGTCGTTTACTGGAACTAGAAGCGATGCTTGGAACTCGGTAA